In Nitrosococcus oceani ATCC 19707, the following proteins share a genomic window:
- a CDS encoding NAD-dependent epimerase/dehydratase family protein has translation MGNKGKILVTGGRGFIGVNLIQPLLQSRDVRVLDNLQRASPTGWQNQAADFFQGDVLEPGSLVPAFTDVPKVIHLAAYGSVVESVADPTSNFAVNVHGTLNVMNAAVEAGVERLIFASTGGALIGDATPPVDERSLPKPISPYGASKLCGEAYCHAFAKSYHLETVCLRFGNVYGPHSAHKKGAVTTFIKALMKDEPIVIYGDGSASRDYIHVEDLGSGIAAALEVPVEGSETFHLASGRETTVLELADILRQVAGKPHHPIHFKAARRGEVSRNFATYEKARCAFGFKPKWRLEDGLAATWEWFISQGEHVFSVEATDS, from the coding sequence ATGGGAAATAAAGGAAAAATATTGGTTACCGGCGGGCGCGGGTTTATCGGCGTCAATTTAATTCAGCCGCTTTTGCAGAGTCGTGATGTGCGAGTCCTGGATAATCTGCAGCGTGCCTCTCCTACAGGATGGCAAAATCAAGCAGCGGATTTTTTTCAGGGAGATGTTCTCGAGCCAGGCTCACTTGTGCCTGCTTTCACAGATGTGCCAAAAGTTATCCACCTGGCAGCTTATGGCTCGGTTGTCGAATCAGTTGCTGACCCTACAAGCAATTTTGCCGTGAATGTGCATGGTACGCTTAACGTGATGAACGCCGCAGTTGAGGCTGGGGTCGAGCGTTTGATATTTGCTTCAACCGGTGGCGCTTTGATTGGCGATGCAACGCCACCCGTGGACGAGCGCTCGCTCCCCAAGCCCATTTCGCCCTATGGGGCAAGCAAACTCTGCGGCGAGGCCTACTGCCATGCGTTTGCGAAGTCGTATCACTTGGAAACGGTCTGCCTGCGGTTTGGCAACGTTTACGGCCCACACAGCGCGCATAAAAAGGGGGCCGTGACGACTTTCATCAAAGCCCTTATGAAAGATGAGCCGATTGTAATTTATGGGGACGGTTCGGCATCGCGGGACTATATACACGTTGAAGACCTGGGCTCTGGAATTGCTGCGGCGCTCGAGGTACCGGTGGAAGGCAGTGAGACGTTCCACTTGGCATCCGGGCGGGAGACGACAGTTCTAGAATTAGCTGATATCCTTCGCCAGGTGGCTGGCAAGCCCCATCACCCCATCCATTTCAAAGCGGCCCGTCGTGGTGAAGTCTCGCGTAACTTCGCAACCTATGAAAAGGCCCGGTGTGCCTTCGGCTTTAAGCCGAAATGGCGTCTTGAGGACGGCTTGGCAGCCACCTGGGAATGGTTTATAAGCCAAGGCGAGCACGTGTTCT
- a CDS encoding sulfotransferase — protein MRFAFLFYASRSGSTLLARLISEQITNIVVLPEFRAPEWLLSQGEAKLRRMSSAALFSLIKLDHQRANLGLADNDYLGICQDMAGANARVILEAISRAYLARRGQSSDPDAVLIKLGSLISLMPSIRKTFPSAIFIHIKRDPRGVVNSQIRSERPYFPGEKMGRGDAWFAAKSWHDYQQTVERYRSLGIPIHDVCYERLVMATDQELMTVVCSLGLSSLMKQPSNGIGLEVIGPESSIHELVQKPPVDRRVSAWREELPAINGCVIEYLTRRSLIQAGYELYFTPKLRSHQVIAALVVAYPIHVWKMQLYYLRRVLYYAWRWRRLLARIQLMVRRLVERAETVR, from the coding sequence ATGCGCTTTGCTTTCTTATTCTACGCCTCTCGTTCCGGTTCCACATTGCTTGCGCGTCTGATCTCGGAGCAGATCACAAATATTGTTGTGCTCCCAGAGTTTCGCGCCCCGGAGTGGTTATTAAGTCAAGGGGAAGCCAAGTTGCGTCGCATGTCATCCGCAGCCTTGTTCTCATTGATTAAGCTAGATCACCAGCGAGCAAATCTCGGACTTGCGGACAATGACTATCTTGGCATTTGCCAGGACATGGCCGGCGCCAATGCGCGGGTGATATTAGAAGCGATAAGCAGGGCCTATCTGGCGCGCCGTGGCCAGTCCTCTGATCCTGATGCTGTGTTAATTAAGCTCGGATCGCTTATTAGCTTAATGCCTTCTATCCGCAAGACTTTCCCGAGCGCTATCTTCATTCATATTAAAAGAGATCCACGAGGTGTAGTCAATTCGCAGATCAGGAGTGAGCGTCCCTATTTTCCAGGCGAAAAAATGGGGCGTGGTGACGCGTGGTTTGCAGCAAAATCATGGCATGACTATCAGCAAACAGTGGAACGTTATCGATCGTTGGGCATTCCTATTCACGATGTCTGTTACGAACGTTTAGTGATGGCGACCGATCAGGAATTAATGACCGTCGTATGCTCGCTCGGTTTATCGTCTCTTATGAAACAACCGTCCAATGGAATTGGATTGGAAGTAATAGGTCCAGAGTCATCCATTCATGAACTTGTACAGAAACCGCCCGTGGATAGGCGTGTCAGTGCATGGCGCGAAGAACTTCCGGCTATCAATGGGTGCGTCATCGAATATTTGACCCGACGATCCTTAATACAAGCGGGATACGAACTTTATTTCACTCCCAAATTGCGATCTCACCAGGTTATAGCGGCCCTTGTTGTCGCGTATCCGATTCATGTATGGAAGATGCAACTATATTATCTAAGACGGGTGCTGTATTACGCATGGCGTTGGCGGCGCCTGTTGGCAAGGATTCAATTGATGGTCCGCCGCTTGGTTGAGCGGGCGGAAACCGTTCGGTAG
- a CDS encoding oligosaccharide flippase family protein, with translation MVEVVARAVTLRHRLLPALLAAGGVLPAGLALNYALNVVLARVLPIEGYGLFAYAQSLASVLALAAALGFSSSMMRLVAAYRAQGRDALLLGAVKGSFALVCLAGVAIALVLLAIAWLAPAHRSGLLWTSLLLLPLTIDVWRESTMRGLHRTVAAILPRQVFLPLLTLLVVLALGLEDTGLILATFAGILVALELVGLLQLRKALGFLSTVQPRWAMRQWLRVSLPMGLAALANLGINRWDVVVLGFIAGLDVAGPYAAAARTALLASLVLRVVNLVVGPMLAELYHRGDHHHFRRLLLLGAGGATVLGLPLYLAALLYPEQILSLFGPGYQDAALLLQILATAQFVNLATGPVGLALTMARHEMSNLRVTMLAGVVSLIALLVLVPWQGAVGAAVATASATVLLNVAAAIVAWRHFRIRP, from the coding sequence ATGGTTGAGGTTGTTGCTCGCGCCGTAACACTACGGCATCGCCTATTACCTGCATTGCTTGCGGCAGGGGGAGTACTCCCTGCTGGGTTAGCACTGAACTATGCCTTGAACGTGGTGCTGGCGCGAGTACTGCCGATTGAGGGCTATGGCCTGTTTGCCTATGCGCAATCGCTGGCCAGCGTGCTCGCCCTGGCGGCGGCGCTGGGTTTTTCCTCCAGCATGATGCGCTTAGTGGCTGCCTATCGAGCGCAAGGGCGGGATGCTTTGCTGCTTGGTGCAGTCAAGGGCAGTTTCGCATTGGTTTGCCTTGCAGGGGTAGCGATTGCATTAGTTCTGCTTGCAATTGCCTGGCTGGCGCCGGCTCATCGAAGCGGACTGCTCTGGACGTCTTTGCTATTGTTGCCTTTGACTATCGACGTTTGGCGGGAGAGCACCATGCGCGGTTTGCATCGCACGGTTGCGGCCATTCTTCCCAGGCAGGTTTTCTTGCCTTTGCTGACCCTGCTCGTTGTGTTAGCCCTGGGCCTGGAAGATACCGGTCTTATCCTAGCAACCTTCGCGGGGATACTGGTTGCATTGGAACTAGTCGGGCTGTTGCAGCTACGCAAAGCGCTCGGCTTTCTGAGCACGGTGCAGCCACGCTGGGCGATGCGCCAGTGGCTGCGTGTCTCCCTGCCAATGGGCTTAGCCGCATTAGCTAATTTGGGTATCAACCGTTGGGATGTGGTGGTGCTGGGTTTTATCGCAGGGCTGGATGTCGCTGGCCCCTATGCGGCGGCGGCCCGCACCGCCTTGCTGGCGAGCTTGGTGCTCCGCGTCGTCAACCTTGTGGTGGGTCCAATGCTCGCCGAGTTGTATCATAGGGGTGACCATCACCACTTCCGGCGCCTTCTGCTCCTGGGGGCAGGGGGGGCTACGGTGCTTGGCTTGCCTCTTTATCTCGCTGCGCTCCTGTACCCAGAGCAGATCTTGAGTTTGTTCGGTCCGGGATACCAAGACGCCGCGCTGTTATTGCAGATTCTCGCTACGGCGCAGTTCGTGAATTTGGCGACAGGGCCGGTGGGTCTTGCTCTTACCATGGCCCGACATGAAATGAGCAATTTACGCGTGACTATGCTTGCCGGCGTGGTATCCCTGATAGCCCTGCTGGTATTGGTGCCGTGGCAGGGAGCGGTTGGCGCGGCGGTGGCTACCGCGAGCGCGACGGTACTGCTTAACGTGGCAGCCGCTATCGTTGCTTGGCGGCATTTTAGGATCAGGCCATAG